Proteins encoded together in one Phyllostomus discolor isolate MPI-MPIP mPhyDis1 chromosome 6, mPhyDis1.pri.v3, whole genome shotgun sequence window:
- the LOC114500272 gene encoding olfactory receptor 502-like, whose product MDSLEPGNHTAVTDFILLGLTADPVLRVILFVIILCIYLMTVSGNLSTIILIRTSSQLHHPMYFFLSHLAFADMCFSTSVTPNMLENFLMQGNPISFHGCGMQLGSTAVFGTVECFLLATMAYDRFVAICNPLLYSTKMSTQVCVQFIIVAYMGGFLNASSFIICFYFLFFCGPNQINHFFCDFAPLVEISCSEINILVVVPSFTSGSIIVVTVFAILVSYIHILITILKMNSNEGRHKAFSTCTAHLTVVTLFYGTITFIYVMPKSTFSTDQNKVVSVFYTVVIPMLNPIIYSLQNKEIKGALKRVLRKKPFSY is encoded by the coding sequence ATGGATTCCCTGGAGCCTGGGAACCACACTGCAGTGACAGACTTCATTTTACTGGGCTTAACTGCTGACCCAGTCCTTCGAGTCATCCTCTTTGTGATTATCCTGTGTATCTACCTGATGACTGTATCTGGCAATCTCAGCACAATCATTCTTATCAGAACCTCTTCTCAGCTCCATCATCCTATGTACTTTTTTCTGAGCCACTTGGCTTTTGCTGACATGTGCTTTTCAACTTCTGTCACACCCAATATGCTTGAAAACTTCCTGATGCAGGGAAATCCAATCTCCTTTCATGGATGTGGCATGCAGCTTGGTTCAACTGCTGTCTTTGGGACAGTTGAGTGCTTCCTTCTGGCTACAATGGCATATGATCGCTTTGTGGCAATCTGCAACCCACTGCTTTATTCAACCAAAATGTCCACACAAGTCTGTGTTCAGTTCATCATAGTGGCTTACATGGGTGGTTTTCTCAATGCTTCCTCCTTTATTATctgcttctattttttattcttctgtggACCaaatcaaatcaatcattttttctgtgattttgctCCTCTAGTAGAAATCTCCTGTTCTGAGATCAACATTCTTGTAGTTGTCCCCTCATTCACATCTGGCTCCATCATTGTGGTCACAGTGTTTGCCATACTTGTGTCCTACATCCACATTCTCATCACCATACTGAAGATGAACTCCAATGAGGGGCGCCAcaaggccttctccacctgcacTGCCCACCTCACAGTGGTCACCCTATTCTATGGGACCATCACATTCATATATGTGATGCCCAAGTCCACCTTCTCAACTGACCAGAACAAGGTGGTGTCTGTATTCTACACAGTGGTGATTCCTATGCTGAACCCCATCATCTACAGCCTCCAGAACAAGGAAATTAAGGGGGCTCTCAAAAGAGTGCTTCGCAAAAAACCATTTTCTTACTGA